In Crinalium epipsammum PCC 9333, the genomic window TTTATTGCAGAAGTAATTAGATATCGTGGTGAGCAAAAGCGTTCTATTTAGTAAAAAGAGTGATTTCAAGATATTTTTAACCACAGATGAACACAGATAAACACAGATAAATTTAGATGTTTAATAAATCCACTCGCAACAGTTGACATTCTATTCATTTGTGGTATTAGAACAATTTATTGGTGCTTTCAACAGTAATGTTAATGATTGGACAGAAAATCACGATCTTTATTTAGGAAATCAGCAACTTTAATCAAGATTGATTATTATATTAGCCCGCGCAGGCGGGCTTTGTTTGTGTGGTTCCCCACCCTTCAGGGTGAGGGATTTTTGGTATAACTTACGCAAGTCCCCCTTTTTAAGGGGGATTTAGGGGGATCTACAATGGCTGAAACGTTGATTTTGACGTTAATGATGCGTAAGTCCTGTTTAAGTATGATAAAATAGTCATATATAACAGTAAGACATATGTTTAAAGTCACTGTAACCATAGACAATGACATTCTGCGGTTCATAGATGAGCAAGCCCAAGGAAATCGCAGTGGTTACATTAATGCCGTATTAACTGAACACCGTCGCTGTGTTTTGGAAGCAGAGATGATTGCAGCCCTTAAGCAGGATATAGAAGATACTGAATATCAAGCAGAAATCGCCGCTTGGGATAGGGTGGTTGGGGATGGAATTCATGCCGAGGGGTGATTTAACTTATAAACGAGGAGATATTCGTTGGGTAAATCTTGAGCCAACCATTGGGGCTGAAACTCGTAAGATTCGTCCGTGCTTAATTGTGCAAAATGACGTTATAAATCAATATGGCTTATTGACTATCGTTATGCCGTTTAGACCTGGAAATAAGAAAGCACCCTATGTTGTAAATGTAAAAGCAACAATCGTTAATGGCTTAGATCGAGATAGATTTATTGATGTGGGTCAAATTCGTGCTGTCGATCATAGCCGGATATTGGAAATGGTAGGTGTATTAGAAGAGGAATATTATTTAGAAATTCAAACAGCAGTTAATGTTGTTTTGGGATTCGCGACTTAATCGCACATAAAATGATAAACATCCCCTAAAATCAGCTATTATGGTCTTAATTTACCAAAAATGACTCAACGTTTCACTGCCATTGTGTATTGGGAAGATGATGTTTATGTTGCACAATGTCCTGAAATGGGAACCGCCAGTCAGGGTGATACGGTTGAAGAAGCAATAGCTAATCTCAAAGAAGCAACAGAACTTTATTTAGAAGAATTTCCCTTACCTAAAACTTCCCCTCGTCTGTTAACTACGTTCCAATAATACTCATAAACCCGCCCATCAACAGATCGTAAAATGCGTAGGGGCGGGTTGACAGACAAACCTATATTCCCACCAACAATACTGATAAACCCGCCCATCAACATTGATCGTATAACCATAATATGCGTAGGGCGCGTTAAGCCCAGATATTTTAGAACTTACGCATTCGCCCCCCTAGCCCCCCAAGTTTGGGGGGAACTAGCAGCTACTCCCCCCAAACTTGGGGGGTTGGGGGGGCAAAACGATGATCTTTGCGTAAGCCCAGATATTTATTAGTAGCAAAGTTGATCTGTCAAAGGGTTCCTACAAATCAATTGGTTTTTATTACAGGTAATCCAACGGACATCATATAATTAATTATTCAGACTTGATATCATTTTAAAGATCTAGCAACTAACCTTAAGCCAGAAATTTTTCCAACTTACAACAGAATCATTCTTCAGATTTTTGCGGAAATACGCACTTCACGCTAATTTCTACATTACAGCCAGCAGAACCAGCAGCAATATAAGGAACTCCACTTGTAGCATTGATATTTACGCCAAACTTGAGGTTAACTTCACTAACTTCTGCAATGGCTAAATTTCTAAACGCATTCAAAGTATGAGTAGTATAAGCGCGAATTGTGCCTTCAATGGCATGGAAACTTTGTGTAATTTGCTTTTGTGGGTCGTCTGGGAATAATCCTCTTTGGGGATTAGTTAATCCTGGGGGAGTTTTTTCAGCAGCTTCGATATAAATAACTGTGCCGTCTTCAAGTTCGATTGGTGTTAATTGTCCCATCAGATTATTTTTTCAAGTTTCGTATCAAGTCTAATCTTAAACGTCGATGTCCTAAAAGATACAGCTATACGCTTTTTACTGTGTCTGACATATCTTCAACTTCTGTTTGTCCTCTGGATGAGTATGTAAATAATCTTGCAGCCAATTGCAACCCATCGCAGTTAAGCTATCCAGATTAAAATTCCACAATTTCACTGTCTTGTCAGCACTTGCCGAAGCAAGAGTTTGCCCATCGGGACTGAAGATGACGCTATTAACCCAACCACTATGCCCAGTCAGGGTGGTAATTAATGTGCCATCTAATTTCCACAATTTCACTGTCTTGTCAGTACTAGCCGAAGCAAGAGTTTGCCCATTAGGACTGAAGATGACGCTATAAACCGAACCACTATGCCCAGTCAGGGTGGTAATTAAGCTGCCATCTAATTTCCACAATTTTACTGTCCTGTCAAAACTAGCCGAAGCAATTGTTTGCCCATCCGGACTGAAGATGACGTTCCAAACCCTATCACTATGCCCAGTCAGGGTGGTAA contains:
- the mazE gene encoding type II toxin-antitoxin system MazE family antitoxin, whose amino-acid sequence is MFKVTVTIDNDILRFIDEQAQGNRSGYINAVLTEHRRCVLEAEMIAALKQDIEDTEYQAEIAAWDRVVGDGIHAEG
- a CDS encoding type II toxin-antitoxin system PemK/MazF family toxin — translated: MPRGDLTYKRGDIRWVNLEPTIGAETRKIRPCLIVQNDVINQYGLLTIVMPFRPGNKKAPYVVNVKATIVNGLDRDRFIDVGQIRAVDHSRILEMVGVLEEEYYLEIQTAVNVVLGFAT
- a CDS encoding type II toxin-antitoxin system HicB family antitoxin; protein product: MTQRFTAIVYWEDDVYVAQCPEMGTASQGDTVEEAIANLKEATELYLEEFPLPKTSPRLLTTFQ
- a CDS encoding CU044_2847 family protein, whose amino-acid sequence is MGQLTPIELEDGTVIYIEAAEKTPPGLTNPQRGLFPDDPQKQITQSFHAIEGTIRAYTTHTLNAFRNLAIAEVSEVNLKFGVNINATSGVPYIAAGSAGCNVEISVKCVFPQKSEE